One genomic region from Vannielia litorea encodes:
- a CDS encoding ABC transporter permease, giving the protein MIWRYILKRILWMVPFLFGVSIVAFLLIQAPPGDYLTTYIAKLGESNEVLDQASIENLRARFGLDQPLYVQYFKWVSRLLVGDFGMSFEWRQPVSDLVWGRMGLTLCLSMATLLFTWAVAFPIGVYSAVRKYSFGDYLATTIGFIGLATPNFLLALILMYIGVVHFGADVGGLFSNEYKNAPWSWAKVWDLMKHLWLPVVVLGTSATASLIRIMRANLLDELNKPYVDTARAKGLSEFWLIMKYPVRVALNPFVSTIGWVLPNLVSGAVVTAIVLSLPTAGPLMLQALLAQDMYLAGAFVLMLSSLTVIGMLLSDILLVLLDPRVKYD; this is encoded by the coding sequence ATGATCTGGCGTTACATCCTGAAACGCATCCTCTGGATGGTGCCGTTTCTCTTCGGTGTCTCCATCGTCGCCTTCCTGCTCATCCAGGCGCCGCCGGGAGACTACCTGACGACCTATATCGCCAAGCTGGGCGAGAGCAACGAGGTGCTGGACCAGGCCTCAATTGAAAACCTCCGCGCCCGCTTCGGCCTCGACCAGCCACTCTACGTGCAGTATTTCAAGTGGGTGAGCCGCCTCCTGGTAGGCGACTTCGGGATGAGCTTCGAATGGCGGCAGCCGGTTTCCGATCTTGTCTGGGGCCGCATGGGCCTGACGCTTTGCCTCTCGATGGCGACCTTGCTCTTCACATGGGCCGTTGCCTTCCCCATCGGCGTCTATTCCGCCGTGCGCAAGTATTCCTTCGGCGACTACCTCGCCACCACCATCGGCTTCATCGGCCTCGCCACCCCCAACTTTCTGCTCGCGCTGATCCTCATGTACATCGGCGTCGTCCACTTTGGCGCAGATGTCGGCGGCCTCTTCTCCAATGAGTACAAGAACGCCCCGTGGAGCTGGGCCAAGGTCTGGGACCTGATGAAACACCTCTGGCTACCGGTCGTCGTGCTGGGCACTTCGGCCACGGCCTCGCTCATCCGCATCATGCGGGCCAACCTGCTGGATGAGCTGAACAAGCCCTACGTCGACACCGCCCGCGCCAAAGGACTCTCCGAGTTCTGGCTCATCATGAAATACCCGGTGCGCGTGGCTCTGAACCCCTTCGTGTCGACCATCGGCTGGGTGCTCCCCAACCTCGTGTCAGGCGCGGTCGTCACCGCCATCGTGCTGAGCCTGCCCACCGCCGGGCCGCTGATGCTTCAGGCGCTGCTGGCGCAGGATATGTATCTCGCCGGGGCCTTCGTGCTGATGCTCTCTTCCCTCACCGTGATCGGGATGCTGCTTTCAGACATCCTGCTCGTTCTGCTCGATCCGCGGGTGAAGTATGACTGA
- a CDS encoding ABC transporter permease, producing MTETPSKALPDQPDEPLAVAEAHSPDEVAIASQWQLTWWAFKKHRLAMIGLWVIGFMYIVSLFAGFVAPNDPTDSNRRAVYHPPQMIHFIDSSEDGWSFRPYVYEMDRERDPDTLAVTYVPSGEKIYLRLFGRGQEYKFWGLWETDIHLLATVKPRDNFFLFGADRLGRDMFSRVVYGTRISMSIGLVGVAIALVLGITLGGISGYYGGRIDTVIQRLIEFVLSLPTIPIWLALAAALPPSWPIYQQYFVITLIVSLVGWTELGRVVRGRFLAMKNDDFVIAARLDGASEKRIIYRHMLPSLTSHIIASLTLAIPLMILAETGLSFLGLGLQPPAISWGVLLKEAQNIRSISQAPWLFIPGGFVVVAVLAFNFLGDGMRDAADPYGH from the coding sequence ATGACTGAGACTCCCTCCAAAGCCCTGCCAGACCAGCCCGACGAGCCGCTCGCCGTGGCCGAGGCGCACTCGCCCGATGAGGTGGCAATCGCCTCGCAGTGGCAACTCACGTGGTGGGCCTTCAAAAAGCACCGGCTGGCGATGATCGGCCTCTGGGTGATCGGCTTCATGTACATCGTATCGCTCTTCGCTGGCTTCGTGGCCCCGAACGACCCGACTGACAGCAACCGTCGCGCCGTGTATCACCCGCCGCAGATGATCCATTTCATCGACAGCAGCGAAGATGGCTGGAGCTTCCGCCCCTACGTCTACGAGATGGACCGCGAGCGCGACCCCGACACGCTGGCCGTGACCTACGTCCCGAGCGGCGAAAAGATCTACCTGCGACTTTTCGGGCGCGGGCAAGAGTACAAGTTCTGGGGCCTCTGGGAGACCGACATTCATCTGTTGGCCACGGTCAAACCGCGTGACAACTTCTTCCTCTTCGGGGCCGACAGGCTGGGGCGCGACATGTTCTCCCGCGTTGTCTACGGCACCCGGATTTCCATGAGCATCGGCCTCGTCGGCGTGGCGATTGCGCTGGTGCTCGGCATCACGCTGGGCGGGATCTCGGGCTACTACGGCGGACGGATCGACACGGTGATCCAGCGGCTGATCGAGTTCGTGCTCAGCCTGCCGACCATCCCGATCTGGCTGGCGCTGGCCGCCGCGTTGCCGCCCTCATGGCCGATCTACCAGCAGTATTTCGTCATTACCCTGATTGTCAGTCTCGTGGGGTGGACGGAGCTGGGGCGCGTGGTGCGCGGGCGATTTCTGGCGATGAAGAACGACGATTTCGTCATCGCAGCCCGGCTCGACGGGGCTAGCGAAAAGCGGATCATCTACCGCCACATGCTGCCCTCGCTGACCAGCCACATAATCGCATCGCTGACGCTGGCGATCCCGCTGATGATCCTCGCAGAAACCGGCCTGAGCTTCCTCGGCCTCGGACTTCAGCCCCCCGCGATCAGCTGGGGCGTACTGCTGAAAGAGGCGCAGAACATCCGCTCGATCAGCCAGGCCCCTTGGCTCTTCATCCCCGGCGGCTTTGTTGTCGTCGCGGTTCTGGCTTTCAACTTCCTTGGAGACGGCATGCGCGATGCCGCAGACCCCTATGGCCACTGA
- a CDS encoding ABC transporter ATP-binding protein, translated as MPQTPMATEASSRPILSVENLNVGFNTRKGMFDVLHGVSFELNRGRTTAIVGESGSGKSVTARAILNMVPRPGQINGGRVLFRPSKGSEIETTALDPRGKAIRDIRGGKIGMIFQEPMSSLSPVHTIGNQIIEAVRLHRDCTKQEAREIARQMLEQVEIPKPEKALDQYAFEFSGGMRQRAMIAMALSCHPDVLIADEPTTALDVTTQAEILDLMRKLQVELNMAIMFITHDMGVVAELADDVVVMEKGHVVETGETGPLFAEQHHPYTKRLLGAVKRLEEPAAAKVRPAADAKEILRVDDLRLHFEKREGFLQRVTDVTKAVDGVSFSLKEGEALGIVGESGSGKTTVGRCIARVYDPEGTVDYRGSNLVTAGKAELQSYRQQIRMIFQDPFASLNPRMTVKQLIAEPLVVNGVASGSELEDRVATLLREVGLQPEMMERYPHAFSGGQRQRIVVARAIALEPKLVIADEPTSALDVSIRTQVLDLLLRLQAEMGLSFIFISHDMAVIRYFCDRVAVMYRGKIVEIGETEEIIQNPQHPYTQALLSSVPIADPALRGTRQRHRYLGEGA; from the coding sequence ATGCCGCAGACCCCTATGGCCACTGAAGCAAGCAGCCGCCCGATCCTGTCGGTCGAAAACCTCAACGTCGGGTTCAACACCCGCAAGGGTATGTTCGACGTGCTCCACGGTGTCAGCTTCGAGCTGAACCGCGGGCGGACAACGGCAATTGTGGGGGAGTCCGGCTCAGGCAAGAGCGTCACCGCGCGGGCGATCCTGAATATGGTCCCGAGGCCCGGGCAGATCAACGGCGGGCGGGTGCTGTTCCGCCCCTCCAAGGGCAGCGAGATCGAAACCACCGCGCTGGACCCGCGCGGCAAGGCGATCCGCGATATCAGGGGCGGCAAGATCGGGATGATCTTTCAGGAGCCGATGAGCAGCCTCAGCCCGGTTCATACCATCGGCAACCAGATCATCGAGGCCGTGCGGCTGCACCGTGACTGCACCAAGCAGGAGGCCCGCGAGATCGCCCGCCAGATGCTGGAGCAGGTGGAAATTCCGAAGCCGGAGAAGGCCTTGGATCAATACGCCTTCGAGTTCTCCGGCGGCATGCGCCAGCGCGCGATGATTGCCATGGCGCTCTCGTGCCACCCCGATGTGCTGATCGCCGATGAGCCAACCACCGCGCTGGATGTCACCACGCAGGCCGAAATCCTCGACCTTATGCGCAAGCTCCAAGTCGAGCTGAACATGGCGATCATGTTCATCACCCACGACATGGGGGTGGTCGCCGAACTGGCTGATGACGTGGTGGTGATGGAGAAGGGCCATGTGGTGGAGACCGGCGAGACCGGGCCGCTCTTTGCCGAGCAACACCACCCCTACACCAAGCGCCTGCTGGGCGCTGTGAAGCGGCTGGAGGAACCTGCTGCGGCCAAAGTGCGGCCTGCGGCGGATGCAAAGGAGATTTTGCGGGTCGATGACTTGCGGCTGCACTTCGAGAAGCGCGAGGGGTTCCTTCAGCGGGTGACGGATGTGACCAAGGCAGTGGACGGCGTGAGCTTTTCGCTCAAGGAGGGCGAGGCGCTGGGGATCGTGGGCGAAAGCGGCTCGGGCAAGACGACCGTGGGCCGCTGCATTGCACGGGTGTATGACCCGGAAGGCACGGTGGATTATCGCGGCTCCAACCTCGTGACGGCGGGCAAGGCGGAACTGCAAAGCTATCGCCAGCAGATCCGCATGATCTTTCAGGACCCGTTTGCCTCGCTGAACCCGCGGATGACCGTGAAGCAACTCATCGCCGAGCCGCTGGTGGTGAACGGCGTGGCCTCCGGCTCCGAGCTCGAGGACCGGGTGGCGACGCTGCTGCGCGAGGTAGGTCTCCAACCCGAGATGATGGAGCGCTACCCACACGCCTTCTCGGGCGGGCAACGGCAACGGATCGTGGTGGCCCGCGCCATCGCGCTGGAGCCCAAGCTGGTGATCGCGGACGAGCCGACCTCGGCGCTCGACGTCTCGATCCGGACGCAGGTGCTCGACCTGCTGCTGCGGCTCCAGGCAGAAATGGGCCTCAGCTTTATCTTCATCAGTCACGACATGGCTGTGATCCGCTATTTCTGTGACCGGGTTGCGGTGATGTATCGCGGCAAGATCGTTGAGATCGGCGAGACCGAGGAGATCATCCAGAACCCGCAGCACCCCTACACGCAGGCGCTGCTCTCGTCTGTGCCCATCGCCGACCCGGCCCTGCGCGGCACCCGCCAGCGGCACCGCTATTTGGGAGAGGGGGCGTGA
- a CDS encoding alpha/beta hydrolase → MSYAEGIAEVIALGDFPSPEEAAAYWNEGVPEAPFEDLCYTGGGGQSQRARLYRGGGAGTLLYIHGGGWAGGSIELHQPSAAGMALQSGWDVLSISYRLAPAHPFPAGLEDCRAALDFLAAKGGKLAIGGASAGANLALATALSTDVPLAGMVLFYGVYGDDFETESYRRHEAGPGLTRTRMQELFAMYDPGQSRDPLIAPLKADLHGLPPALLIAAEVDVLRSENEAMADALQNAGVPTTWHVEPGVTHGFINRGRLVPAAEACITRAAHFLKETLT, encoded by the coding sequence GTGAGCTACGCCGAAGGCATCGCGGAGGTGATCGCGCTGGGGGACTTCCCCTCGCCCGAGGAGGCTGCGGCCTATTGGAACGAAGGAGTGCCCGAGGCGCCTTTCGAGGATCTCTGCTACACGGGCGGAGGTGGCCAGTCGCAGCGGGCGCGGCTCTACAGGGGCGGCGGGGCCGGGACCTTGCTATACATCCACGGCGGCGGATGGGCGGGAGGCTCTATCGAGCTGCACCAGCCTTCGGCAGCCGGGATGGCGCTGCAGAGCGGGTGGGATGTGCTGAGCATCAGCTACCGGCTCGCCCCGGCCCACCCCTTCCCCGCCGGGCTGGAGGATTGCCGGGCTGCGCTGGACTTCCTCGCCGCGAAGGGTGGAAAACTCGCCATCGGAGGCGCCTCGGCAGGGGCCAACCTCGCACTGGCAACCGCGCTCTCGACCGATGTGCCGCTCGCCGGAATGGTGCTGTTCTATGGGGTCTATGGCGACGATTTCGAGACAGAGAGTTACCGCCGCCACGAGGCCGGCCCCGGCCTGACCCGCACCCGGATGCAGGAGCTCTTCGCCATGTATGACCCGGGCCAATCCCGCGACCCTTTGATCGCCCCGCTTAAGGCCGACCTGCATGGCCTGCCGCCCGCCCTGCTAATCGCCGCTGAAGTGGACGTTCTGCGCAGCGAGAACGAAGCCATGGCGGACGCGCTGCAAAACGCCGGGGTGCCGACCACCTGGCACGTGGAGCCGGGCGTGACTCACGGATTCATCAATCGCGGGCGCCTCGTGCCTGCCGCCGAGGCCTGCATCACGCGGGCCGCACATTTTCTCAAGGAGACCCTCACATGA
- a CDS encoding enolase C-terminal domain-like protein, producing the protein MKIERVEAITFTHRTYTQRDSDGHNHPGPEGTGTSALLQITCDDGTVGQAICRPTDLRPDVLERFVRPNLIGQSPLLIERAWYAIYKWQRLSGGQLTDRALTAVDLALWDLMGKVTGQPVWKLIGGYRPKILAYGSTMCGDDMEGGLATPEDYARFAEWMLGRGYKAIKLHGWMVPMPGAPDVKLDYRACAAVREVVGPDIPLMLDPHHFYPRSDVLWLANKLAELDFVWMEEPMEEASMSSYKWLTASTGLNILGPETMTGKHWTRAEWVKHDACDMVRTGVWDVGGISPAMKCAHMAESFHMACEVHGTGAGNLAVALASHNCTYYERGLLHPFIDYDAPADYQNRIDDEMDADGYVHGREEPGLGQDLNMEYIEAHRVNND; encoded by the coding sequence ATGAAGATCGAGCGCGTCGAGGCGATCACCTTCACCCACCGCACCTACACCCAGCGCGACAGCGACGGGCACAACCATCCCGGCCCGGAAGGCACCGGCACTTCGGCGTTGCTGCAGATCACCTGCGACGATGGCACCGTTGGTCAGGCCATTTGCCGCCCGACCGACCTGCGCCCGGATGTGCTGGAGCGCTTTGTGCGACCCAACCTGATCGGGCAAAGCCCGCTGCTGATCGAGCGGGCCTGGTATGCGATCTACAAGTGGCAGCGGCTCTCGGGCGGGCAGCTGACCGACCGTGCGCTCACCGCCGTCGACCTCGCGCTCTGGGACTTGATGGGCAAGGTCACGGGCCAGCCGGTCTGGAAGCTGATCGGCGGTTACCGACCCAAGATTCTCGCCTATGGCTCGACCATGTGCGGCGATGACATGGAGGGCGGGCTGGCCACACCCGAGGATTACGCCCGCTTTGCCGAATGGATGCTCGGGCGCGGCTATAAGGCCATCAAGCTGCACGGCTGGATGGTCCCGATGCCCGGCGCGCCGGACGTGAAGCTCGACTACCGCGCCTGCGCCGCCGTGCGCGAGGTCGTCGGCCCCGATATCCCGCTGATGCTCGACCCGCATCACTTCTACCCACGCAGCGATGTGCTCTGGCTCGCCAACAAACTGGCGGAGCTCGATTTTGTCTGGATGGAGGAGCCGATGGAGGAGGCCTCAATGAGCTCCTACAAGTGGCTCACCGCGAGCACGGGGCTCAACATTCTGGGGCCGGAGACGATGACCGGCAAGCATTGGACCCGCGCCGAATGGGTCAAGCATGACGCCTGCGACATGGTCCGCACAGGGGTGTGGGATGTCGGCGGGATCAGCCCGGCGATGAAATGCGCCCATATGGCAGAGAGCTTCCACATGGCCTGCGAGGTGCATGGCACCGGGGCGGGTAACCTCGCCGTGGCCTTGGCCTCGCACAACTGCACCTACTACGAGCGCGGGCTGCTGCACCCCTTCATAGATTACGACGCGCCGGCGGACTACCAGAACAGAATCGACGACGAGATGGATGCCGATGGCTATGTGCATGGCCGCGAGGAGCCGGGGCTGGGGCAGGACCTGAACATGGAATACATCGAGGCGCATCGGGTGAATAATGACTGA
- a CDS encoding enolase C-terminal domain-like protein, with product MTDLHIADVRVTPIAFADPPLLNNAGCHQPFALRSIIEVETEDGVVGLGESYGAAAVVEGIKAAGAAMVGRKVTDLNALWAAAQGGGRTEGYTGAEAVVPRVVAAIEVAMWDALGKATGQRVVDLLGGQVRERVPFSAYLFYKFGAHADGTTDDWGEALTPEGLVEQARKMVIQNGFKAIKLKAGVLEPEEEIAGLEALRAAFPDAPLRIDPNGGWTVETTLKLLPRLTGLVEYLEDPTAGLSENAQVQAATDIPLATNMYVVENAHLPSNMAQDAFRVILSDHHYWGGLMACRQLAHICDLWGLGLGMHSNSHLGISLAAMTHLAAATRNLTYDCDTHQPWQVDEVIEGGKLAFEGGSLAVPEGPGLGVTLDREALARLNQNYLACGYTKRDDATEMRKHWPDWTFGRPKF from the coding sequence ATGACTGACCTGCACATCGCGGACGTTCGCGTCACCCCCATCGCCTTCGCCGATCCGCCGCTGCTGAACAACGCGGGCTGCCACCAGCCGTTCGCGCTCCGCTCGATCATCGAGGTGGAAACCGAAGATGGCGTGGTGGGTCTTGGCGAGAGCTACGGCGCGGCGGCGGTTGTGGAGGGGATCAAGGCTGCGGGGGCCGCAATGGTCGGCCGCAAGGTGACTGACCTCAATGCGCTCTGGGCGGCGGCGCAGGGCGGCGGACGGACGGAGGGCTACACCGGGGCGGAGGCCGTGGTGCCACGGGTTGTCGCCGCCATTGAAGTGGCGATGTGGGACGCGCTCGGCAAGGCGACCGGGCAGCGGGTGGTGGACCTGCTGGGCGGGCAGGTGCGTGAACGCGTGCCGTTCTCGGCCTATCTGTTTTACAAGTTCGGCGCCCACGCCGATGGCACGACCGATGACTGGGGCGAGGCACTTACTCCGGAGGGGCTGGTGGAACAGGCCCGCAAGATGGTGATTCAGAACGGTTTCAAGGCGATCAAGCTGAAGGCGGGCGTGCTGGAGCCGGAAGAAGAGATTGCCGGGCTGGAGGCGCTTCGCGCGGCCTTCCCCGATGCGCCCTTGAGGATCGATCCGAACGGCGGCTGGACGGTGGAGACCACGCTAAAGCTGCTGCCCCGGCTGACCGGGCTGGTGGAATACCTCGAAGACCCGACCGCCGGGCTGAGCGAGAACGCGCAGGTGCAGGCGGCGACCGATATTCCACTGGCGACAAACATGTATGTCGTTGAAAACGCGCATCTTCCCTCGAACATGGCGCAGGATGCCTTTCGGGTGATCCTTAGCGATCACCACTATTGGGGCGGGCTGATGGCCTGCCGCCAGCTGGCCCATATCTGCGATTTATGGGGGCTGGGGCTGGGCATGCACTCCAACTCGCACCTTGGTATCTCACTGGCGGCGATGACCCATCTGGCCGCCGCCACACGGAACCTCACCTACGATTGCGACACGCATCAGCCGTGGCAGGTGGATGAGGTGATCGAGGGCGGCAAACTCGCCTTTGAAGGCGGCTCGCTGGCGGTGCCTGAGGGGCCGGGGCTGGGCGTGACGTTGGACCGAGAGGCGCTGGCGCGACTGAACCAGAACTACCTCGCCTGCGGCTACACCAAGCGTGACGATGCCACCGAGATGCGCAAGCACTGGCCGGACTGGACCTTTGGCCGGCCGAAGTTCTGA
- a CDS encoding GntR family transcriptional regulator, giving the protein MNDQGTFTDVIARLGIGADGRGAPQTAAARTLDSLRRRIISLQLPPDTVLTRNDLAREYGISQTPLRDALQKLEAEGLVDIFPQSKTLVTRIDPDEIEEAHFLRRSVEIEVVRKLASEGVGENTLTRLKTLVSMQEMVIANGDDISAFQDIDDAFHQALLAAAGYAGLHRLIRSRSGHLNRLRRLDMWDDEKVSRIIREHREIIAALAAGDAEQAVAAVRNHLSQTVSRLEKLRADHPAYFPD; this is encoded by the coding sequence ATGAACGATCAGGGCACCTTCACAGACGTCATCGCCCGCCTCGGAATCGGGGCTGACGGGCGTGGTGCCCCGCAAACTGCCGCGGCCCGCACGCTCGATTCGCTCCGCCGCCGGATCATCTCTCTCCAGCTCCCGCCCGACACCGTGCTCACCCGCAATGATCTCGCCCGCGAGTATGGCATCAGCCAGACCCCGCTGCGGGACGCCTTGCAAAAGCTCGAGGCCGAGGGGCTGGTGGATATCTTCCCCCAGAGCAAAACCCTCGTCACCCGCATCGACCCCGACGAGATCGAAGAGGCCCACTTTTTGCGCCGCTCGGTCGAGATTGAGGTGGTTCGCAAGCTGGCTTCCGAGGGCGTGGGCGAAAACACCCTGACCCGGCTCAAGACCTTGGTTTCCATGCAGGAAATGGTGATCGCCAATGGCGATGACATCTCCGCCTTTCAGGATATCGACGACGCCTTCCACCAGGCCCTGCTCGCCGCTGCCGGCTACGCTGGGCTGCACCGGCTGATCCGCTCCCGCTCCGGTCACCTCAACCGCCTGCGGCGGCTCGATATGTGGGATGACGAGAAGGTCAGCCGGATCATTCGCGAGCACCGTGAGATTATCGCCGCGCTGGCGGCCGGCGATGCCGAGCAGGCCGTGGCCGCCGTGCGCAACCACCTGAGCCAAACCGTCAGCCGCCTTGAAAAGCTCCGCGCCGATCACCCCGCCTACTTCCCCGATTGA
- a CDS encoding ribonuclease activity regulator RraA produces the protein MSFTEEIRERLMGVSVATLATALYKRGLRNQVLQDVRPVAVKGRNMVGPAFTLRYIPAREDRNQLVVFRDPNHPQRQAIEQCPEGHVMVMDSRKDPRAASSGDILITRLMVRGGAGVVTDGGFRDAGTIAGLDIPAYHNRPSSPTNLTLHEAIEINGPIGCGDVAVFPGDVIVGDYESVIVIPAEIAEEVSAEAVEMTAYEDFVVEQVKEGATIIGLYPATKEENLAKFETWRKENNR, from the coding sequence ATGTCGTTCACTGAAGAGATCCGCGAGCGGCTGATGGGCGTTTCTGTCGCCACGCTCGCAACTGCCCTCTACAAGCGCGGTCTGCGCAATCAGGTGTTGCAGGATGTGCGGCCGGTGGCCGTGAAGGGCCGCAATATGGTCGGGCCGGCCTTTACGCTTCGTTACATTCCCGCGCGAGAAGACCGGAACCAGCTGGTTGTCTTCCGCGATCCGAACCACCCGCAGCGGCAGGCCATTGAGCAATGCCCGGAAGGCCACGTGATGGTGATGGACAGCCGGAAGGACCCGCGCGCGGCGTCCTCGGGCGACATCCTGATCACCCGGCTCATGGTGCGCGGCGGCGCGGGGGTTGTCACCGATGGCGGCTTTCGCGATGCGGGCACCATCGCGGGCCTCGACATCCCGGCCTATCACAACCGCCCCTCCTCCCCGACCAACCTGACGTTGCACGAGGCGATCGAGATCAACGGCCCGATCGGCTGTGGCGATGTGGCGGTCTTCCCCGGTGACGTGATCGTGGGTGACTACGAGAGCGTCATCGTGATCCCGGCGGAGATTGCCGAAGAGGTGAGCGCCGAGGCGGTGGAGATGACCGCCTATGAAGATTTCGTGGTGGAGCAGGTGAAGGAGGGCGCGACGATCATCGGCCTCTACCCGGCCACCAAGGAAGAGAACCTGGCCAAGTTCGAGACTTGGCGCAAAGAGAACAACCGCTGA
- a CDS encoding 5-dehydro-4-deoxyglucarate dehydratase, with protein sequence MLDNKDLQARIKTGLLSFPVTPFGEDGGFAADPFRKHLEWLSDYEVAGLIVAGGTGEMFSLTPQEIVDVVKVAKEAQPGQPIIAGCGYGTRLACEIAQGIEAAGGDGILLLPHYLIGAPADGIEAHIRAVCKATKMAVIVYNRGQARVTEDMIARLADECPNLIGFKDGTGDIDTVRRITVRMGDRLSYIGGMPTHELFAQAYSGAGMPTYSSAVFNFVPETALEFHAAFTSGDDAKCEQMLRDFYYPFAKIRDRKTGYAVSAIKAGVKLRGFETGPVRSPLTDLTDEEMGLMEQLIAGRK encoded by the coding sequence ATGCTCGACAACAAAGATCTTCAGGCCCGCATCAAGACCGGGCTGCTCTCTTTCCCGGTCACGCCGTTTGGCGAGGACGGGGGATTTGCCGCCGATCCGTTCCGCAAGCATCTGGAATGGTTGAGCGATTACGAGGTCGCGGGGCTCATTGTGGCGGGCGGCACGGGCGAGATGTTCTCGCTGACGCCGCAGGAAATCGTGGATGTGGTGAAGGTCGCCAAGGAGGCCCAGCCGGGCCAGCCGATCATTGCCGGCTGCGGCTACGGCACGCGGCTGGCCTGCGAGATTGCGCAGGGCATCGAGGCGGCGGGCGGCGACGGTATCCTGCTGCTGCCGCACTACCTGATCGGCGCACCGGCGGACGGGATCGAGGCGCATATCCGGGCGGTCTGCAAAGCCACCAAGATGGCCGTGATCGTTTACAACCGGGGCCAGGCGCGGGTGACGGAAGACATGATCGCGCGTCTGGCGGACGAATGCCCCAACCTGATCGGCTTCAAGGATGGCACCGGCGATATCGACACCGTGCGGCGCATCACCGTGCGTATGGGCGACCGGTTGAGCTACATAGGCGGGATGCCCACGCATGAGCTGTTCGCGCAGGCCTATAGCGGCGCGGGGATGCCCACCTACTCCTCGGCTGTGTTCAACTTTGTCCCCGAGACGGCGCTGGAGTTCCATGCTGCTTTCACCTCCGGTGACGATGCGAAATGCGAGCAGATGCTGCGCGATTTCTACTATCCGTTCGCCAAGATCCGTGACCGCAAGACCGGCTATGCGGTGAGCGCGATCAAGGCGGGCGTGAAGCTGCGCGGCTTTGAAACCGGGCCGGTTCGCAGCCCGCTGACCGACCTGACCGACGAGGAAATGGGCCTGATGGAGCAGCTCATCGCGGGGCGCAAATAA
- a CDS encoding TRAP transporter substrate-binding protein: MTFKTLAKTVSTLAVASVIGAMATASMAAERTLKIQTSSNASHASLAYLNEEWVPKLEEMTGGSLGVELLPVDAVVPRRETAEAIGVGILDGDLTSINYFAGVDPAFALMGDLIAGYDSADQIQAFCAQGGGKEMLQKLFDAHFPGVHVVGCGAYAREAFVSKVPVRGVEDLQGLKIRSPEGLAADVFKRAGAAPVSMSGSETYGALEKGVIDAADNSAYANNDANGMHKIAKYPIFPGIHSTPILQFTISQQVYDELSEQERVALETWYLAAYNGLRQHFDRLDRQLVARDKAAGELEIIDWPQEERDKLRVIAQEAWSAFASQTELAQEVYDAHVAFMKEAGLL, translated from the coding sequence ATGACATTCAAAACCCTCGCCAAGACGGTCAGCACCCTTGCGGTGGCTTCCGTCATCGGCGCCATGGCGACGGCCTCGATGGCCGCCGAGCGGACTCTGAAAATTCAGACCAGCTCGAACGCCAGCCACGCTTCGCTGGCCTATCTCAACGAAGAGTGGGTGCCCAAGCTGGAAGAGATGACCGGCGGTTCGCTGGGTGTCGAGCTTCTGCCCGTGGACGCGGTGGTGCCGCGCCGCGAGACCGCCGAAGCCATCGGCGTTGGCATCCTCGACGGCGACCTCACCTCGATCAACTACTTCGCCGGTGTCGACCCGGCCTTTGCGCTGATGGGCGACCTGATCGCGGGCTACGACAGCGCCGACCAGATCCAGGCCTTCTGTGCGCAGGGCGGCGGCAAGGAGATGCTGCAAAAGCTCTTTGATGCCCACTTCCCGGGTGTGCATGTGGTTGGCTGCGGCGCCTATGCCCGCGAGGCCTTTGTCTCAAAGGTGCCGGTGCGCGGCGTGGAAGACCTGCAGGGCCTGAAGATCCGCTCGCCCGAGGGCCTTGCCGCTGACGTGTTCAAGCGCGCGGGTGCTGCGCCTGTGTCGATGTCCGGCTCGGAGACCTATGGCGCGCTGGAGAAGGGCGTGATCGACGCCGCCGACAACTCGGCCTATGCCAACAACGACGCCAACGGGATGCACAAGATCGCCAAATACCCGATCTTCCCCGGCATCCACTCCACTCCGATCCTGCAGTTCACCATCAGCCAGCAGGTTTATGACGAGCTGAGCGAGCAGGAGCGTGTGGCGCTCGAGACCTGGTATCTCGCCGCCTACAACGGGCTGCGTCAGCACTTCGACCGTCTCGACCGCCAGTTGGTGGCCCGCGACAAGGCTGCCGGTGAACTGGAGATCATCGACTGGCCGCAGGAAGAGCGCGACAAGCTCCGTGTCATCGCCCAGGAAGCCTGGAGCGCCTTTGCCTCTCAGACCGAGCTGGCTCAGGAAGTCTATGACGCGCATGTCGCCTTCATGAAAGAAGCCGGGCTGCTCTGA